The Oxyura jamaicensis isolate SHBP4307 breed ruddy duck chromosome 3, BPBGC_Ojam_1.0, whole genome shotgun sequence genome segment AGTAATGatataagtgtgtgtgtgtatatatatttatataaatatatgcacacTGCTGTGGAGCTACTCACTGTAATACCAGAGAGCAGCAAAGCTACCTTAAGGAACTGAGACTCTCTTTACTTAATTTTGGCCATCTGAAATTCAGACATTTAGGTTTCACTATTCACCTAGGCGTACTTTATGAAGAAATAGTACTTCAGAAAAACTTCCAGAAGATAACTCATTCCATTTATCTTAGATATATGTTATGATGGGAGGACTTGCTCTTCAGGGGAGCCTGTTTTTCCTCTCAGGACTGACTAAGTAATGTAGGTAGCTAGCTTAGACTGGAGACACAGCTTCTAAATGGCTTAAGTGAAGTCTAGTGAATCATGTTCTGTAGCTGTATGACTACAATACACTACAAGAAACATGTTCTATAAAAATGACTGTGCTATCTccttggaaaaatatatacagtagAAGGAATCAAAATTGGTacacagtgctttttctttcatctacCGCCTCAATGCCTTTTGCAGACACTAATTTTCACTTCCAACATCCTCACAAAGGAGGTACTAGCAAGCTTCATCAGTTGTGAGAAATTAAAGTACAGAAAGCTTGAAGTACACGTCTTGAATGATTAAAAATGAGTGAGGAATTGTGTTCCAGTTCTGTATCTgtaaggattttcttttctggttcAATGGAATTGTTTCAACCTTTTCTTCCAAAGGTCTCAACACAACTACTTGAGAATCACTCGAATACTGAAAAGTCTTGGTGAACTTGGATATGAGAGTTTCAAATCTCCCCTGGTAAAATTTATTCTCCATGAAGCTCTTGTCGAAGATACCATTCCCAATATTAAGCAAAGTGCTCTAGAATATTTTGTGTATACTATTAGAGACcgaagagaaaggagaaaactcCTGAGGTTTGCCCAGCAACATTATACACCATCAGAGCATTTTATCTGGGGACCCCCAAAAAAGCAGAAGTCAGagggaagcaaaacaaataaaaaaccagCATCTCCTATTTCTATTCACAGTAGTTACATTTCTAAGCATAAGAAACTGAAGGAGCCTAAGAGTACATCTACAAGTGGAAGCTCAACTAGTAAAGcaactgaagaaagaaaggtaGAACTCACGAaaagtggagaagaaaatgagcaggATGAACAAGAAATGAACTGTGAGGCTCCTaagcaaaacagcagtgaaaagaaCAGTGATACTGATAGTAGTCAGctttcaaaaccagaagaaattcATGATACTTCAGACAAAAAGGAGGATGCTCCTCATtcaaaaaaagatgatgaaagtaTGGACAGTGACTCCGGAAACCATCCAAGTGTTGTAGAGAAAGATTTATGTGACACTGAGAATTGTTCAAATAGCATGTCAGCAGATGTACAAGATAACCTTGATAAGGATACGCTTTCAGTAGAGACCACCACAAAAACTAAGGATGACCTCAAATCATGAGTCTGAGGTTAAAAATCGTTGTTTCGTAATGAATTAAGCAAATTATTcatcactttttcattttgcataacATTTACATCAAATCTGGTAAAGTGTTCCTGAGACTTTGCTTGGTGTGAATGCATCAGATTAGACTTCTGTTAGGTTAatgaattttaccttttttaatCTCGGTTTATCAGATGAAAATCAAGTatggttatttaaaataattgtgcaAGTTCAAAGCCTAGGAATTCATTATCTTTTCCAGACAGATTGCATAGGAAAGAAATAGATATTCCCTTacattcatcctttttttttttctacctaaaACTTACTAGAAAGTCTTAAAAATCATGATATTCCTTTTACAttgctttaaatttttatttctttttatgaaatgGCTAGAAATTCTTCGAAGAGCGAAGCTTTTCCCTAGCAGATtttaatttggggggggggggggaactgtATTGATGTTAATGGCAGTATTTGCACAGCATTTTACCTTAGATTAGCACCCTTGTCTGAGACACTAGGTAATAGATAGCAAAACATCCCATGCAGCTGGGTATCCTTTACATCGAATAAAAGTTTAACTTACAGTGAAACTGTATCCACAGCTTTTGGGTACAAGGGAAGATGCACTTTAAACTTCTTTTAGTCCCTTTGAAGTTTTCTCATGACTCATTTGCCACTTCTGCTAATTTGAGGTATGAGGTGGAATCGTTTTTAGCTGTGGTCTCAGCGTGAAAGCACTCTGTTGAACAGCTCGCCCAGTTGGCTTCGGCACCTGTGAAGCCTCTTTCCCTTGAAATCAACCACCAACAGCTCAAAAGCAGTGTCTTCACAGCAAAGCACTGCTTGAGCATCAAAGCCATCAGAGAGACCATCACCAGGCCTGTTCAGCTGAATCGTAACTAAATTTGGACATTTCTTGGCCAGTTTTGGTTGAGGTCTGTACAATGCTGAACCCACAGATGCTGGTCTGTGAGAGAAAGGAATTCCAGCTGTCTCGTTCCTCCCTTTGCTCTATCAGAGGTCTTTCACActgcttaatgttttttttttttcagaataggCTGAAACCTGAGAAAAGCCAGCCTGCTAGCATGACTAGAGCCCAACAGGAATTTCCCAATTAAGATCTTGCCCAGCGTTGTTTACTTAAGGACCATCTGCTTTCCCTGAGCATCCTCTTCTGAATTCATGCCATTCAATCTAGCAAGACACTACCCAGCGAGTTAATtgtatgaattaaaaaataatgcaggtAGAACTCATGCTTTCTGCAGTCTAAAATAGTCTAAAAGTTCtatatgtattttctgtgttaaaatgtatatataatccACTgcctttaatgtatttttgatgaaatattATAAAGCAAGTACCTGACTACAGTTTGAGTGTCAGAGTGCTGCAAGACTTGATTTAAGTCTTGTGTAACTCAAAATGACAAAGTCTTCAGGGGTTTCAAAGCATAGACAAAATGtcttatatttttctgtgtcgCTCGTTCCCGTTATAGCAGTTCATCATTCCTTGCTTTCTCCGGGTAGTATTGTTTCTTGGGGTCACACACAGTTGCAGTTAGAGATCTGGGTACCTATGGGCAAAACCCAAACTCTTTCCATCcaaaaaaggcagggaagaggaaagTCACATAcctctttttctgtgctgttttataAGGAAATGAGCGTATGTACATGTATGTTTGTgagttgtttgttgttttatttttgaagggtAGCCCAGGTTGTTCAAACAGGCATTAAGTCTGTCTGCATGGAAATGTGCCAGAGAATTCCCCCACAGCCACTGCTTCAACAAAGCTGGTGCTGAGAATTATCTTAAAATTCCCCTGGGCTTGAACCACTTTCATGTTTGGCCCTGACCTTCTGAGTAGAAGGGGACAGGAAATGCTTAGATAAAATCGGTCCGTGTAGTTAAAGACTCTAACCCCATGCATGCACGCAGGGAGGACAGCTTTATGATCTGCCTATGACTTTTTTAAATCTTGAGTGCCTAACCTTGCCAACCTAATAGCATTGTTTAACATAGTTATTTCTTGAATGGCATAGGGAAAATTTACACTGTGTATGAAGAACATAACTGTAAGGTAGCTAGTTATACAGAACCTTCAATTTCTAGACTTTAATACTGaggttaaacatttttttaagaaattacatAGTGTTCAACTGGAACAGGGGACACTAGGGGtgttatatttatattgtaATTTGATTGAACACAGATGATCTCAGGAGATTTTCCGTCTTTTGACTACtgaacaacaacagaaagagaaatctaTGGCTCTTAAACCAGAAAGCTCTTGGGATGCACATCTAAAATACTTCTCTGCAGTATGTTATTGTGACACAGCTTTCACCTATATATGCTTGCTGGTTGTCCACTCGTAATTGCGTACTTAATCTAAGAAATGacttcttttgtttgcttgtctatttatttatttatttttgttttcagctggcTGGGCTGTTTGCATTAAGGGCCCAGTGTGTCTTAAAATACAGTTGAGAGCCTTGAAACCTGTATCCTTGctaacttgttttaaaaaatccccAGTTCAGTATAATTCTATCACTTTTTATAGAAGTGAGAATAGCAGTGACATGTCAATTAGCCGTGAAGAACTTTGGGATAAGAGAAGTTTTTTGTATCTTATGgcctcttgctttctgtaacCTTTGTCTTACAGCTGTGTCAACAGAATTACTCCCATGGGACACTTCAACTTTAATTAAGAAATTCTGTGTAAAATGTGAGGGTTTACCATTGTTTTCACCGAGGAGTTGTTTCTCCTCATTTTGTAAGTGCTTGAAAGAAGGATTCATTGCAGAGCAGTCACACAGTGTAGAGTGACGTGGAGATATGTGGGGATCAAGCGAGTGCACTATATGCATATTAGTTCAGAATGATGTCCTTAGCAGCTAGGAGCGCCctgatttcttcagtttttaaggCTTTCAGGTTTTCAGGTGTTCTCATAAATGCCAGTGCTTAATTATTCAACcattacttcagaaaatgaaggtgTGCAAATAAAGTCAGGACAATTGCTCattattacacttttttttttttttctggtcttgcTGTGCACTTAAGTATTCAGGGATTTCTGTGTACCTCTATTACCATGCATTTCGGCTGTGTTTCACCAGAACCTGAGCTAGTCATGTATGAATTGAATGGGACCTCCCATGTAGGGGTTCTTTCCCAACAAGTGCATCTGAACAGCCTCTGATGCTGAGGGAGAGGTGTGCACATTCATACACCTGTGAGTTTAATGTTACCTGTCCCACAGTGAGGGCATATGAATGTGCAACTTGACAAACTGCTACTGAGTGCACATGTGCAAATGAGGGCAATCGTACAAATCATGCAAAAATACAGCACTTTAAGATTAGTTACAGCTCTGTACCCTGCTAGCCAGGACATAACTGTGCCTTGGTACCTGAGGATGGGTTGGCATAGAGGCTAAAAGCTTGGGTACATGAGGTATGCACTGCAGACTGTTCAGATAAGAAGAGCAGTTAGCATGTGCACATGTCTAGGAGCGGAACCAAACTTCTGGTGTCTATTGCTCCTGTTTAAAGGTGTGATCCTGAAGgatagtaaaatattttcagtaagcCTTTGGGAGCTGTTCTGTGGCTTGGTCAGCTCCTCAGTTTCCTGCTCCGAAGTTTACAGCAGTCTGATGCATTAGGTATTTGTATAATCATAGTTAATATTTCATCTAAGCTAGTGTAAGCCTCCTTTAATTATTCCGGGATGATTCTAACAATCTGCAGTTGTACTGTACCTGTGCTAGAACCAGAAAGTTTACAGACCCTTATAAGCTTTGTATAATTCTGATGGATGATCCAATAAGGTAAGTCAAGAgagatttaatatatttaaatggaaatcagctcttgtttgttgttttaaataaaacttacttATATCTGtttaattgaattattttgtgtaactttcttttcctgaaatttgTGATGGTAGTGATTTGTCCAGTGGCTGAGAAGTAGGGGGGAGTAGTAAAGATCATGTTGAGAACCAAAAGGTAGATGAAGTGCTGTTACAGACAACTTGGTAACAGCCTTTTGTGATCATATTTGTGATACAAACCTAATTCCTGTAGACCATTTCTAACCATGTTTATGGAGGAAAGGCAAGTCCTCTTAGACAAGGTATCACCCAAGATGATACCacagtatttagaaaaaataatcttagtCAAAATGTTTATAGAAATGGAAAGCACTTTCCTCTTAGAAGATACAATATTGCCTCTTATTAAAAAGCAAGTGATCGTAAATACAGTAATGCAAAATTGATCacaaataatagtaatatatatatgagtGAAAATTTA includes the following:
- the OGFRL1 gene encoding opioid growth factor receptor-like protein 1 isoform X2, which translates into the protein MGSLLSGVSFKEPTTVEDCDSTWETDSEPEPAEPAGDPRPLEGVCAAAGGAEEPAEPPAADGRPQEPPAPPEEGERAEADAAGTEQSSDGTELTAKPKRSFYAARDLYKYRHQYPNFKDLRYQNDLCNLRFYKNKIPFKPDGVYIEEVLNKWKGDYEKLEHNHTYIQWLFPLREQGLNFYAKELTTYEIEEFKKTKEAIRRFLLAYKMMLEFFGIKLIDKTGNVARAANWQERFQHLNESQHNYLRITRILKSLGELGYESFKSPLVKFILHEALVEDTIPNIKQSALEYFVYTIRDRRERRKLLRFAQQHYTPSEHFIWGPPKKQKSEGSKTNKKPASPISIHSSYISKHKKLKEPKSTSTSGSSTSKATEERKVELTKSGEENEQDEQEMNCEAPKQNSSEKNSDTDSSQLSKPEEIHDTSDKKEDAPHSKKDDESMDSDSGNHPSVVEKDLCDTENCSNSMSADVQDNLDKDTLSVETTTKTKDDLKS
- the OGFRL1 gene encoding opioid growth factor receptor-like protein 1 isoform X1, which translates into the protein MGSLLSGVSFKEPTTVEDCDSTWETDSEPEPAEPAGDPRPLEGVCAAAGGAEEPAEPPAADGRPQEPPAPPEEGERAEADAAGTEQSSDGTELTAKPKRSFYAARDLYKYRHQYPQNFKDLRYQNDLCNLRFYKNKIPFKPDGVYIEEVLNKWKGDYEKLEHNHTYIQWLFPLREQGLNFYAKELTTYEIEEFKKTKEAIRRFLLAYKMMLEFFGIKLIDKTGNVARAANWQERFQHLNESQHNYLRITRILKSLGELGYESFKSPLVKFILHEALVEDTIPNIKQSALEYFVYTIRDRRERRKLLRFAQQHYTPSEHFIWGPPKKQKSEGSKTNKKPASPISIHSSYISKHKKLKEPKSTSTSGSSTSKATEERKVELTKSGEENEQDEQEMNCEAPKQNSSEKNSDTDSSQLSKPEEIHDTSDKKEDAPHSKKDDESMDSDSGNHPSVVEKDLCDTENCSNSMSADVQDNLDKDTLSVETTTKTKDDLKS